A part of Aspergillus flavus chromosome 5, complete sequence genomic DNA contains:
- a CDS encoding dihydrodipicolinate synthetase family protein (unnamed protein product), with product MGSHVTPQPHVPKAGVWCPAITFFDHSTDTIDFDAQKKYYSYLSKTGLAGLVILGTNSEAFLLTREERAQCIAAAREAVGPDFPLMAGVGAHSTKQVLELAHDAAGAGANYLLVLPPAYFGKATTPAVVKKFFADVARQSPLPVVVYNFPGVCNGVDLDSETITAIVRESAASRGDGKSNVVGVKLTCASVGKITRLAATLKPEEFAVYGGQCDFLIGGLSVGSAGCIGAFANVFPKTSAKIYELYKAGKVAEALDLQQKAALAESPCKSGIASTKYAAAIYSAPLAGIEGAEEKAKPRTPYEEPGEGAKKTVRELMDSVAKLEVSI from the coding sequence atgggCTCCCACGTCACCCCGCAACCCCACGTCCCCAAAGCCGGGGTATGGTGTCCCGCCATTACATTCTTCGACCACAGCACCGACACAATCGACTTCGACGCACAAAAGAAATACTACTCCTACCTCTCCAAGACCGGACTAGCGGGCCTAGTCATCCTCGGCACAAACTCCGAGGCCTTCCTCCTCACCCGCGAAGAGCGTGCCCAATGTATCGCTGCCGCTCGCGAAGCCGTCGGTCCCGATTTCCCGCTCATGGCCGGTGTGGGTGCCCACTCCACAAAGCAGGTGCTTGAGTTAGCGCATGATGCTGCGGGTGCGGGTGCGAATTACTTGCTTGTTCTCCCACCGGCGTATTTCGGAAAGGCGACGACGCCGGCCGTTGTGAAGAAATTCTTTGCGGATGTGGCGCGTCAGTCGCCGTTGCCGGTTGTTGTGTACAACTTCCCTGGGGTGTGTAATGGGGTTGATCTTGATTCGGAGACTATTACGGCTATTGTGCGCGAGTCTGCTGCCAGCCGGGGAGATGGAAAGAGTAATGTGGTGGGTGTGAAGTTGACTTGTGCTTCGGTGGGTAAGATTACGAGGTTGGCGGCCACACTTAAGCCGGAGGAGTTTGCTGTTTATGGCGGGCAGTGTGATTTCTTGATTGGAGGGCTTAGTGTTGGATCTGCTGGGTGCATTGGGGCGTTTGCCAATGTGTTCCCCAAAACTTCGGCCAAGATTTATGAGTTGTATAAGGCCGGGAAGGTGGCGGAGGCCTTGGACTTGCAGCAGAAGGCGGCGCTAGCGGAGAGTCCCTGCAAGAGTGGCATTGCGTCTACTAAATATGCTGCCGCAATTTACTCGGCGCCCTTGGCCGGAATTGAGGGggccgaggagaaggcgaagcCGAGGACGCCGTACGAGGAACCCGGAGAGGGTGCTAAGAAGACGGTGAGGGAGTTGATGGACTCGGTAGCCAAGCTTGAAGTTAGCATCTAG
- a CDS encoding uracil-regulated protein 1 → MTTDSPETTRADGTTVQAAPSPESHYSTHIVLTTYPGQSGIDPVPLNWGAKDAKSRGPVVVSRSGPLLKRRNAMGAHGGSYSIYNALAIAAGDLPPDFRPDFKNSEPTFNFPWQPAWADKDKIVSMDPYGHDIVNQFRDELNAGWDIRPTMAVTRANMKLAEIGEAVRDGQLDVDGSIVVDSSGEVRVTKVAVEPVWYLPGVADRFGVSEPILRRTLFEHTGGSYPELITRPDLKVFLPPIGGLTVYIFGPPERVSDENVKLALRIHDECNGSDVFQSDICTCRPYLAFGIREAIREAQNGGSGVVIYFRKEGRALGEVIKYLVYNARKRGGDTADKYFTRTENIAGVRDMRFQALMPDILHWLGIKKIDRMLSMSNMKHDAIVQSGIKILERVPIPEDMIPDDSRVEIDAKINAGYFTTGRQYTMEELAEVKGRGWEKWEDITH, encoded by the exons ATGACCACAGATAGCCCCGAAACGACTAGAGCTGACGGGACAACCGTCCAGGCCGCCCCTTCACCAGAATCTCACTATAGCACACACATTGTC TTGACCACCTATCCCGGGCAAAGCGGTATAGACCCCGTGCCCCTGAACTGGGGTGCAAAAGATGCCAAATCCCGTGGTCCAGTAGTGGTCTCGCGCAGCGGGCCATTGCTGAAACGACGCAATGCAATGGGCGCCCATGGCGGTAGCTACAGCATCTACAACGCCCTGGCCATTGCTGCGGGCGACCTCCCCCCTGACTTCCGTCCGGACTTTAAGAACAGTGAACCCACCTTTAATTTCCCCTGGCAGCCCGCCTGGGCCGACAAAGACAAGATCGTGTCAATGGACCCCTACGGTCACGATATCGTCAACCAATTCCGGGATGAGTTGAACGCCGGTTGGGACATTCGGCCTACCATGGCGGTGACCCGCGCTAATATGAAACTGGCGGAGATTGGGGAGGCAGTGCGAGACGGACAGCTTGACGTGGATGGTTCAATCGTGGTAGACTCCTCGGGTGAAGTCCGGGTGACGAAGGTCGCTGTCGAGCCGGTGTGGTATCTGCCTGGAGTTGCGGACCGATTCGGCGTCTCGGAACCTATCCTGCGTCGGACGCTCTTCGAACACACTGGTGGGAGCTATCCGGAGCTGATCACTCGACCGGATCTCAAGGTCTTCTTGCCGCCTATTGGTGGTTTGACGGTGTATATCTTTGGACCACCTGAGCGTGTGTCTGATGAGAACGTCAAACTAGCCTTGCGTATCCACGATGAGTGTAATGGAAGTGATGTCTTCCAGTCTGATATCTGTACATGCCGGCCATATCTGGCGTTCGGTATCCGGGAAGCGATCCGCGAAGCCCAGAACGGAGGCAGTGGAGTTGTTATCTATTTCCGAAAGGAAGGTCGTGCTCTGGGCGAGGTCATCAAGTACCTTGTGTACAACGCCCGCAAGCGTGGTGGTGACACGGCAGACAAGTACTTTACGCGGACTGAGAACATCGCTGGTGTGAGAGAT ATGCGCTTCCAAGCCCTCATGCCTGACATCCTCCATTGGCTCGGCATAAAGAAGATCGACCGCATGCTCTCCATGTCCAACATGAAACATGACGCGATCGTCCAATCGGGCATTAAGATCCTCGAACGAGTCCCTATCCCCGAAGATATGATCCCCGATGACTCGCGTGTCGAGATCGACGCAAAGATCAACGCCGGATATTTCACAACGGGACGACAATATACCATGGAAGAGCTGGCCGAGGTAAAGGGACGCGGGTGGGAGAAGTGGGAGGATATCACG CATTAA
- a CDS encoding putative ATP dependent RNA helicase: MSAEQPAETASAGNPLADRITTADGSKPEGTTETTDNEQADGAAAQLGGSELNEPDYTVEVKLSDLQADPNNPLYSVKSFEDLGLDPRILQGLSAMNFRKPSKIQERALPLLLNNPPKNLVGQSQSGTGKTAAFVLNALSRLDLSTEQAQKTPQALILAPTRELARQIVGVVQCMGQFLDGLNVSTAVPADTNSRHSKIESSVVVGTPGTVMDMIRKRVMVANKLKVLVLDEADNMLDQQGLGDQCIRVKALLPKDIQVVLFSATFPTHVHQYASKFAPQANELTLQHEELTVEGIKQLYLDCSDEEDKYKTLVQLYGLLTVASSIIFVKTRASAAEIEKRMVAEGHTVASLTGGIEGSQRDAVIDQFRAGQAKVLITTNVLARGIDVSTVSMVINYDIPELHQPGAPERQADFQTYLHRIGRTGRFGRVGVSISFVSNREEWNMLNQIQQYFNCTIQRVDTKDWDEVEDIIKKTIKNTRAQAQFGR; the protein is encoded by the exons ATGTCTGCGGAACAACCTGCCGAAACTGCCTCCGCTGGTAACCCTCTGGCAGATCGTATCACGACGGCCGATGGATCGAAGCCTGAAG GAACTACTGAAACTACCGACAATGAACAGGCCGATGGCGCTGCCGCTCAGTTGGGTGGCTCCGAACTTAACGAGCCTGACTACACGGTCGAAGTCAAACTCAGCGATCTCCAGGCAGATCCTAACAACCCTCTTTATTCGGTGAAGAGTTTTGAGGACCTTGGACT GGACCCTCGCATCTTGCAAGGACTCTCTGCCATGAACTTCCGTAAACCCTCGAAGATTCAAGAAAGAGCGCTCCCGTTGCTCTTGAACAACCCTCCTAAGAATCTGGTCGGCCAGTCGCAGTCGGGTACCGGAAAGACAGCTGCGTTCGTCCTCAATGCCCTGAGCCGTTTGGACCTCTCAACAGAACAGGCGCAAAAGACGCCCCAGGCTTTGATCTTGGCTCCAACTCGAGAGCTGGCCCGTCAGATTGTTGGTGTCGTCCAGTGCATGGGCCAGTTCCTGGACGGTCTTAACGTCTCAACAGCCGTTCCTGCAGACACTAACAGTCGCCATTCGAAAATCGAGTCCTCCGTTGTTGTTGGTACTCCGGGAACAGTCATGGACATGATCAGGAAGCGTGTCATGGTTGCGAATAAGCTGAAGGTTCTTGTTTTGGATGAGGCGGATAACATGCTCGACCAGCAAGGCTTGGGCGACCAGTGTATCCGTGTCAAGGC TTTGCTGCCAAAGGATATCCAAgtcgttcttttctccgcCACCTTCCCCACCCACGTTCACCAATACGCGTCCAAATTTGCCCCGCAGGCCAACGAACTTACGCTGCAGCACGAAGAGCTGACCGTCGAGGGTATCAAGCAACTTTATCTTGACTGttccgacgaggaggataagTATAAGACTCTTGTCCAGCTCTACGGTCTTCTTACTGTCGCTTCCTCTATCATTTTCGTTAAG ACACGAGCATCCGCCGCTGAGATTGAGAAGCGCATGGTCGCCGAAGGCCATACCGTTGCATCCCTGACTGGTGGTATTGAAGGCTCTCAGCGTGACGCTGTCATTGACCAATTCCGTGCTGGCCAGGCTAAGGTGTTGATTACCACCAACGTGCTCGCCAGAGGTATTGATGTCTCTACAGTGTCCATGGTTATCAATTAT GACATCCCAGAGCTTCATCAACCCGGCGCGCCGGAACGCCAGGCGGACTTCCAGACCTACCTGCACCGTATCGGTCGTACCGGACGTTTCGGCCGTGTGGGTGTCTCCATCTCGTTCGTCTCCAACCGGGAAGAGTGGAATATGCTCAACCAAATCCAACAGTACTTTAACTGCACTATCCAGCGGGTGGATACGAAGGACTGGGACGAAGttgaggatatcatcaaaaAGACTATCAAGAACACCCGCGCCCAGGCCCAGTTCGGGCGGTGA